TTTACTATTTGAGCCTAGTGTCAAAGTGGGAGAGTTACGAGGTGGGCGAACGGGTGAAAAGTCATTTGTCTCGTTCCGAGTCAGAAGTTGCAGAAAACGAATCGCCGCTACCGGATTCCCAGGACGGTCCGATCGACTACGGCGATAAAAAAACGATACTATCGTGGACGTCCCTCCCGTACGTCGAGAAGTATTTCGGCCTTGGTAAAACCGGTCACTTCGACACGTGCGCGGGTTACAAAGAGTGCGTTGCGACGAACGACCGGGGATCGTTGAACGTGAGCGAATTCAAGGTGATTCTATTTCACGGTAACGAACTGCGGACGAACGACCTTCCCGCCGTTAGAGGACCCGAGCAGATCTACGTCTTCGTTAATATCGACAGTCCGATGAACGAACCACCGGTTGATCGTTTCTTCGATAACTTTTTCAACATGACCATGACCTACAGACTCGACAGCGACGTCGTTTGGCCCTACGGGATATTCAGGAATACGGACACCGGCGAAACGGTGGGACCCCTCGAATCCCCGATTTGGATGGAGCCGAGCTACGATCCGATGAGATTTATCACGGAATTGGATTTCGAGGAGAAAACAAAACTCGCGGCTACGTTCGCAGGCGGGGGTAAAACGATCGGTGGTAGGGAATCGTTGGTCGAGGAAGTTAGGAAGCACATGCCGGTCGACGTCGTGAAAAAGGACGTCGTCGGGGCTGCGTACTTCTTCCATTTCGCCTTCGAGGATTCGCTGTGCCGGGATTACGTCACCGAAATATTCTTCGACACCCTGAGGTAGAGGagctcgccccccccccccccccacgactccccccatcccccccccccgaccgaTTTTAAACTCTCCGTTCGATTTCAGGTACAACGTTGTACCGGTGGTTTACGGCGGTGCCGAGTACAAAAAATTCGCTCCACCTCATTCTTACGTGGACGCTCTGGACTTCGACAGTCCGAAATCACTTGCGGAATTTTTGATCGATTTGTCCGGCGACCGCGAAGAGTACTTGAAGTACTTCTGGTGGAAGAGGTTCTACGCCGTGGAGTCCGCGACTTCGTGGACTATGTGCAACCTATGCGATATGCTCGACGACCCGTCGTCGCCGGTAAAAACATACGAGAAGCTCACCGACTGGTACTCAAAGGATACGTGTCCGATCCAGGACGGACTAGACGGTGGAAATTACGCGACGAAAAAACTGAGGGCGCAAAAAGAAATTCCCAAGCTTTTGGAGAAGTTGAGGATCGTTTAACCGGTGTAAAAGTgtcgcttaatttttttcttcactcacAACCGTTCGCACGTCTTTCGTCATTCGTGACCGGCTGGTAGTTGGATACCGAAGAGGCTTTTATCAGCACTGGATTTATAGCGTTATCGGATTACGCTGTACCCTGGGTATCCCGAGCAGTGAATTAATTGCAGTGAATTAATATTCCTtcgctttttcatctttggggtaatttgatttgttttttttttcttacgaaaGAACCTTGAGTCGCGCGCGTTCCGCCGAGTACCTATACGAAAATTCGATAAAGttgaatggatgaaaaaatggagcgAAAGACGATTTATTTTACGTATGCCGTAATATTCGTTGAACGTCGCTTGTAACTTGATTCCGAGTCAAGTATCGCGTCCttaataatattttcggtacTTGTATAAATTTTAGCTTATGCCAAAGGATGAGAGGAAGCGTGTCTACTTCTCCTCGATCTTCGGAGGTAATTGGATACGTCAGATATTCAAAATCAAGGGCGAAAACGCGACACCATCTCTGGTCCCTAATTTTCCCCACTCCCCCCCTCTCCGCCCGATTTTCTTtaaagagaaatggaaaataattcggtaataaaaaatgaagaaaaaaaaaattccaaaaatttcctGTGCAAATCTTCTGTAATTGCATCGACGGATCCAAAGTTCGAGAACAAAAATACAACGAGGTAGGTATCCgctggtagaaaaaaagttttttaacGCACAAAATTGAGTGACACAACCCCTCGAGTGTAAGTCTGTCTAGATAagccgaaagaaaaaggatgaaaaaaaaggaaaaaaaaaaaaaagaaaaaaagaaaaaacacggCACACGCAGAGGGTTGCTCGGAGCGCCCTGCCCGGGGGCGATTTAAAAATTGACTCgcttcaatctttttttctctagttcTCCGGTTGCATTGGCTGGATTTTCCGAAACGGAATCgttcatgtattttgaaaaataacattccTTCCGAGCTTTCGGTTTTGTTTgacggaaaagaagaaaaaaaacgacaaagcTCACCGTTCTCTTCCACCTTTTTCGGATCATCGAggggtgagagagagagagagagaaagagagagagagggagagaaaaaagagcgagctCGGTGGTGCGTAGTTTGTTCGAAGGTGTTGCGATAAATTCATCTCGTCTCTGTCCACCTCTGGAGAGGAACGGCCTGGGGTTTCCCTTCGGCAACTGTAACGCCGAAGGTGAAATGACAGCTTTATTGACTATGGAGCGTTACGAGGGGTGAATCAGAGGTCAAATATGGCGGTCTCGAGCGCTCTCACACGTATCTCGTAGCGGGAAGGTGTTGCAGAACGTACGTCGGCAAAGAGGAAGAGTCCGGCGTGGTCAGAGACCAGAGAGCAGAGAGAAAGagcagagagagagtgagagggaGTAAAAGTCGGAAGTGTCGCGCGGAGGAAGGTGGAGGAGAAGGTTTCCAGAGGGTCGGTGGTTTCAGCGAGAGCGAAACGGTAAGTCAAAAAGCAATTGAGCCTTCGACAAACGGCTTTAtcggaggagggggggggttcgGGGACCCGATGGAACGGGTAGCGCGAGAACGAGGAGGGAGCCGCTAGTATTTCTGTAGAGATGAAACTCCATAAAGTATGTCGCCACCAAATATCCGGAGAATTTATTCCCCCGGACTCTCAGAAGAGCCGGTATATATAAGGGTATGAGGGTACAGTAGTCACCTCGCGGTACGGTAGTGTTGGGACATTCTTACGGCGGAAGGTGGTGCGGACCGTTCGGTGGATGGAAGATCGAGGAAATGCTTCTTTTAGCTTCGCCACACGTGTGTACAGGTTATACCGTACACGGAGTGGCAGGGTGGCCGGCTCAGTCGGTGAGGTCTCGAGGATTCCATCCTTCACACAGAGGAAGATGGACCGACGGGCCCTGCGAAGGACATCTATAATTCAGCTTAAGAGCATCGCGTATCGGGGCGGGGGAAGGGAAGACGAAGAGGTCGAAGGGGAGGGCTTCGGGAATATCCAGagagaaaacggaacgaaGCAATACCCGACGTTTGCGGGGAGGTGAGGGGGGgtgaagggggagggggtgatcCGCGGGAGTCTCGGAGCCCCCGAGTCCGCGCTCGACTTCTTCTCAAAGTGCGTCCTGACTTAGAAGGAACCAAACCAAGCCGATCCCCCGGCTTCTTACTGCGctgtaatttctttttatctttattcgcccccccccccccccccccccctaccgcCGACATACTCGACCATATTTATTGCCTGGCACCGGAGTTTGGATAGGGAGACGGCGTTcgaaacagagagagaaaataaaaaaaaataaaagggagagaaagaacCGAGTCACGAGAATCCTGGAGGAGAGCTAAAAGGTGCGCAAACTATGTTCATGGAAACAAATTGCCTCGCTGAACCACGCGCCGGAGATCCAGCAGGATATCGTGTAGATCTTATAACCACTTCTGGTGTACGGTGTCATTATCGGAATTCCGAACCAAGGCCAGGGGGAGATTTTCCGAGAGAGGGGAGAATCTCGAGGCGCGTTGTTCCCGTTGCTGAAAGGGTCTTATTATCGCGCTTGTTACGATACTCGGTTGTCAAACAGCGTGAAAAATGACAGTCTTCTCTTCCacggggtgggggagggggtggaggggggggggggtactaCCCTGTAATATACCAACTCGGGAATCAAAAACGATATCGAGAAATATACAATTCGCAATAAATCGAAATACATCGAAGTAACGGGCATCGCGCGAGATTTGTCAAAGGTCGTAGCCTTTgatctttttcgatttttcgatcaacaattagcatttttttttcttctaccgaTTCGACGCGTCTCCGTATGAGAAATCCAAGTTCGCCAAACACAAACCGATCTATCCgtcgaattatcgccaatttctCGATTTCGCCGAACAGACGTACGGAGGtatctcgtttcgttttattcgtagCCCAATTTCGCCGAGGGATTCGCGTTTCCGAGATACGAACACTCGTCGAAATTTCCTAGCAAAGCACGTTACGACGAGGTAAAGTATATCCCGATACTCGAGGTtacggaattttcttttttatacgtacacacacagaACTCGCCGTACATACGTCtatagaaattattctcaaaCGTGATTTGATGAGGACTTGAAGGGAAAAAGGCAGAGGATCATATCATCAAGGTTCAAAGCAGTTCGGCATGACGGTAGGTACGTCCCGAAGTGAATTATTGATACTGTTTTAAAGGACTTCCAGTATACTTCAAAGACTGCTCCTATTTGCCTtagtgaaaataagaaaaagaaaagaaaaaaaaaaaagcaaaggaaagaaagaaaaagactaAGAATTCGTAAGAAACTCGAATCTCGCGTCTCGCGGGACTTTGAATTTCATGGAGAGAAAAACTcaagagaaagtaaaaaataagataaaaataaatgtacgacCACCTGATGAAGTGAGTGGTTCTATCGTATGTGATTCGGTGTACATTTCTCCGGTATTATTCAACGACTCGCATGCAGTTGCGGAATATGGCCGAAACGGGTAAGGAACGGTGGTGGGCCGGGTGGTAGTAGTAGTTGGAAAGCAGCTGGGAAGTTGGCAAACGGTTTTGAACGGCATATAAGCAGCCAACAGGAGCGACTTCGAGTGCCACTTTTACAGTTCAATTAGCAGTAAACATTGCGCAATTGGCAGTTGAAAGTACCGTATTCCACATCCTTTAATTAGACCGTACAGCGAACCAACAACCGACCGGTATCCATACGCCGTAAAAAAGATTCTTTACTGACAAAGCGACCGACGCATTAAAGATAACAATTTACAAAAACGCTCCGGAATAATTCGAGGGAAAATCCTTCGGCTTCTTTCCTTTGACTTTTCGAACGCGTCCCGTCCATCGGACGTCGTTCCGCTCGTCGACGCCGTCGTCGTTGTCAACGTCGACATTGTCGCGGCGTTCGGGGACGGCGTGACGAAACCGGAAGTGAGCCTCGAGGCTTTTCCGACCCCGGTATACGATCCTCGAAGGAACGTCGGTAGCGCGTACGGGTCGAGCTATTGAAATCGGACTCGCTGTAACCCCGAATGATCAAAGTACCGGGCAAAAGAAAGAGGGAACGAATCACGGAGACCGCGTTGCGGATAAAATGGACGAATCGATCCATGGGGGAAGCGATACTTGCCGTCAGGTtcgaaacgcaaaaaaaattcgcaataaAAATTGCGCGGTAATcagggtgggggggagggggggcccGCGTAGATTCTCGTCCGGAATCCCgaggggaaaagaagagaCCACCGCGCGTGCCGTCGCTACGAGATTGAATACGAGTCAGCTTATactatgtatagtatacgaaGTTGACGTTCGCGCGAGAGTCCAATAAAATTCCAAGAAGTGTACGTCATGGATTTCGAACTGCATAAACCCGTGCCCTCCCCCCGAATAATACGGCTAGTGTATATTCATGAGTAATATAAGCGAGAAGTGGGTATTATATGAAGAATTCTATCTCTCTGTATGCCACGACAGTCGGATGGCTAACGGTTTATGGAGTTGAAGATCTtcgcggaggggggggggggatgctACGCGGCAGTAAAAATAGGGGCAGCCGGTATGAGGGGATCCTGAGAAAATTTATCTGACTGATAAAAGtgtcgctttttctttttttttttttttcagttcccctatttctctctcttttccgcACACCGCGCGCGGGTATCACGCGCGTCGATAGTATAAACCGTACAGAGCCGGTTCGAGAAGCAGGAGGAAAAGGAATGGAGAcgcgggagaagaagaagaagaagaagagggcagtctgaacttatacatatacatatatac
This region of Athalia rosae chromosome 7, iyAthRosa1.1, whole genome shotgun sequence genomic DNA includes:
- the LOC105691084 gene encoding alpha-(1,3)-fucosyltransferase C-like, with product MFAMGMRKDYAIIALLICAVTAITIYYLSLVSKWESYEVGERVKSHLSRSESEVAENESPLPDSQDGPIDYGDKKTILSWTSLPYVEKYFGLGKTGHFDTCAGYKECVATNDRGSLNVSEFKVILFHGNELRTNDLPAVRGPEQIYVFVNIDSPMNEPPVDRFFDNFFNMTMTYRLDSDVVWPYGIFRNTDTGETVGPLESPIWMEPSYDPMRFITELDFEEKTKLAATFAGGGKTIGGRESLVEEVRKHMPVDVVKKDVVGAAYFFHFAFEDSLCRDYVTEIFFDTLRYNVVPVVYGGAEYKKFAPPHSYVDALDFDSPKSLAEFLIDLSGDREEYLKYFWWKRFYAVESATSWTMCNLCDMLDDPSSPVKTYEKLTDWYSKDTCPIQDGLDGGNYATKKLRAQKEIPKLLEKLRIV